A portion of the Kwoniella newhampshirensis strain CBS 13917 chromosome 1, whole genome shotgun sequence genome contains these proteins:
- a CDS encoding endoplasmic reticulum vesicle protein 25 produces MIIRTPALFFFLSFLSATYAVKFDLVAERNPKPSTSSTPLTALLYIWNFAAAHSLVIVTANVPTEAEQRVDIEILDGSERGNVYLSKKDIKGETRLAITTHESADVGVCLTNHYEGSGNAKVARVVDLDVDIGADAIDYNAIANQESLSILEVEMRKLEAVVKEIVDEVGYLQRREMKMRDTNESTNERVKNFSILITLGIIGLGVWQVLHLRSFFKRKYLID; encoded by the exons ATGATAATACGAACCCCCgcgctcttcttcttcctctcattcTTGTCAGCGACATATGCTGTAAAGTTCGATCTGGTCGCTGAGAGGAATCCAAAACCAAGTACGTCCTCCACTCCTTTGACAGCTCTATTGTA TATTTGGAACTTTGCAGCAGCTCATTCGCTGGTCATCGTTACCGCTAACGTCCCTACAGAAGCGGAACAAAGAGTGGATATTGAGATTCTCGATGGATCAGAAAGAGGGAACGTGTATCTGTCCAAAAAG GACATTAAAGGCGAGACGAGACTAGCAATCACGACACACGAGTCTGCTGATGTCGGCGTATGTTTGACGAATCACTACGaaggat CTGGAAATGCAAAGGTAGCAAGAGTGGTTGATTTGGACGTCGATATCGGAGCGGATGCGATTGATTACAA CGCCATTGCCAACCAAGAATCCCTGTCTATCCTCGAagtggagatgagaaagcTCGAAGCGGTCGTCAAAGAGATtgtggatgaggtgggtTACTTGcaaaggagagagatgaagatgagagataCGAACG AGAGTACAAACGAGCGAGTCAAGAACTTTTCCATCTTGATAACGCTCGGTATCATCGGGCTCGGTGTCTGGCAG GTACTCCATCTTCGATCATTTTTCAAACGCAAATACCTCATCGATTGA